The DNA window TCAGTTCGGACGTTTCCCGGTTTTTCACCGGCACACCCACCGACAAGGCGATATGGATGCTGGTCGTCGGGGTGGTGCTAGTCATCATCGGACTGGTAGGGCTGCTGCGCGGCTCAAGGGCGATC is part of the Verrucomicrobiota bacterium genome and encodes:
- a CDS encoding DUF3185 family protein codes for the protein MNKAIWLALLAGGILLVIFGVSASKSFSSDVSRFFTGTPTDKAIWMLVVGVVLVIIGLVGLLRGSRAIR